In a single window of the Bacillales bacterium genome:
- the refZ gene encoding forespore capture DNA-binding protein RefZ — MKPNKKQLVIDSAVLLFNGKGFDRTSVRDIASHAGVNVALISYYFGGKKSLLEHLMTSFYEGYTEGIAACLEQLHERSAKDVLLEMIRFALDYQQDHLDLARCVHREVTFDSTLVREVMTTYLMKEKYCYEQVFSAGFKQKEFRRRPVDLLVLQLRELLLMPYLHPQYIREVYHLMPQEAYFKKRYAHYLRMWVDTAVCHPNPPQLKKAQA; from the coding sequence ATGAAACCGAACAAAAAACAACTGGTGATCGACTCGGCGGTTCTTCTGTTCAATGGAAAAGGGTTCGATCGGACTTCCGTTCGGGACATCGCTTCCCATGCCGGAGTAAATGTTGCTTTAATTTCCTATTATTTCGGCGGCAAAAAATCTTTGCTGGAACATTTGATGACTTCTTTTTACGAAGGTTACACCGAAGGCATCGCGGCTTGTTTGGAACAGCTTCACGAACGTTCCGCAAAGGATGTGCTGCTTGAGATGATTCGCTTTGCCCTCGATTACCAGCAAGATCATCTCGATCTTGCCCGTTGCGTTCACCGGGAGGTGACGTTCGACTCCACCTTGGTTCGTGAAGTAATGACGACTTACTTAATGAAGGAAAAGTATTGTTACGAGCAAGTATTTTCCGCCGGATTCAAACAAAAAGAATTTCGCCGCCGCCCGGTCGATTTGCTTGTACTGCAACTGAGAGAACTGTTGCTCATGCCGTATTTGCACCCTCAATATATACGTGAAGTTTATCATTTAATGCCGCAGGAAGCTTATTTTAAAAAAAGGTACGCCCATTACTTAAGAATGTGGGTTGACACCGCGGTCTGCCACCCGAATCCTCCCCAATTGAAAAAGGCTCAAGCTTGA
- a CDS encoding GAF domain-containing protein encodes MFHVESYNDTRKNNYRLVCKQLKALIEGEPNLFANLANASALLNQFLDDVNWVGFYLPDGEVELVLGPFQGLPACVRIPFGKGVCGTAASERKIIRVKDVNEFAGHIACDSASRSEIVVPLIKNDEVIGLLDIDSPSTDRFDEEDEDGLRRFVEVLVDHL; translated from the coding sequence ATGTTTCACGTCGAATCTTACAATGATACGCGAAAAAATAATTACCGTTTGGTGTGCAAGCAGTTGAAGGCTTTAATTGAAGGAGAACCGAACTTGTTCGCCAATTTGGCGAACGCTTCCGCCCTGTTGAATCAATTTCTCGATGACGTCAACTGGGTTGGATTTTATTTACCGGACGGAGAAGTCGAACTCGTGCTCGGGCCGTTCCAAGGGTTGCCCGCCTGCGTAAGAATTCCATTCGGCAAAGGCGTATGCGGAACAGCGGCAAGCGAAAGGAAAATCATTCGGGTGAAAGACGTTAATGAATTTGCCGGACATATCGCTTGCGATTCAGCCTCGCGTTCGGAAATCGTCGTTCCGCTGATCAAAAACGACGAGGTGATCGGGTTGCTCGATATTGACAGTCCGTCAACCGACCGATTTGATGAAGAAGACGAAGACGGCCTGCGCCGGTTTGTTGAAGTATTGGTGGATCATCTATAA
- a CDS encoding sensor domain-containing diguanylate cyclase: MEHVIELFNSIVDRFGACDQAIFVLLGADGAILSSSGSLQQDLARYRSIDQYMDVEADEETCYMQLSLDEIVENGFVGAVYAKANGDEKKIRERLVEFRGMMRLSDANGKEQLRHDYLIDMLKAVHASSEVDVVLREMIRATAFLDSACRCKFYLSHDSGDLEGLPVEHFEFDHTDKDNSCSEAFISGEIQLETDDRCCPFIHVPLLGRQGSYGVMSIEMNRMNAGNETISDADFEWIRRFAAIGGSALENAKLHQQSQQYIADLKLINETSHQLNANHRLTDSIRYITSEIIRSFHAEQVGFITYGKRNAPLEGSTEFFFRKANRPFLDACLKKIAEAGDAIFIGDLRNESWTNQTAYRSFMGVPMVHKGIMEGIAVVLHGEPNQFTFDQHKLLESLIHHSTLAFSNSILHEKLRKMVITDHLTRLCTRVHFNERLENHLKADRLGCFLLLDIDNFKEINDTFGHQTGDDLLVQVADILRNNTRDVDVVARWGGEELALYLPDLDSGHGESVAERLLENIRRNTNPQVTTSCGMASWAADLQGQTTIQALFSRADRALYAAKAAGKNQFVSG, translated from the coding sequence ATGGAACATGTGATTGAATTGTTCAATTCGATCGTCGATCGTTTCGGTGCTTGCGATCAGGCGATTTTTGTTTTGCTTGGCGCAGACGGAGCGATTCTTTCCTCCAGCGGAAGTTTGCAGCAAGATCTTGCTCGTTATCGCAGCATTGACCAATACATGGATGTCGAAGCCGATGAAGAAACGTGTTATATGCAGTTGTCTCTTGATGAAATCGTTGAAAATGGTTTTGTCGGTGCCGTGTATGCGAAAGCGAACGGCGACGAAAAGAAAATCCGTGAAAGGCTGGTAGAATTTCGCGGCATGATGAGACTATCGGACGCCAATGGGAAGGAACAACTGCGTCACGACTACCTCATCGACATGTTGAAAGCGGTGCACGCATCATCGGAAGTGGACGTCGTGCTTCGCGAGATGATCAGAGCCACGGCTTTTCTCGACAGTGCTTGCCGGTGCAAATTTTATTTGTCCCATGACAGCGGTGATCTCGAAGGCTTGCCCGTCGAACATTTCGAATTTGACCATACTGATAAAGACAATAGTTGTTCAGAGGCTTTCATATCCGGTGAAATTCAGTTGGAAACGGATGATCGCTGTTGCCCTTTTATCCATGTTCCGCTCCTCGGCCGACAAGGGAGTTACGGCGTAATGAGTATTGAAATGAACCGGATGAACGCCGGAAACGAAACGATTTCAGACGCCGATTTCGAGTGGATCAGGAGATTCGCCGCCATCGGGGGCAGTGCATTGGAAAATGCAAAGCTGCATCAACAATCGCAGCAATACATCGCCGATTTGAAATTAATCAACGAAACATCGCATCAGCTGAATGCCAATCACCGTTTGACGGATTCGATCCGCTACATAACATCGGAGATTATTCGTTCGTTTCATGCGGAACAAGTGGGTTTCATCACTTACGGGAAACGAAATGCACCGTTGGAAGGCAGTACGGAATTTTTCTTCCGTAAAGCGAATCGTCCGTTTCTTGACGCCTGCCTCAAAAAGATCGCGGAGGCCGGCGATGCAATATTCATCGGCGACTTAAGAAACGAAAGCTGGACGAACCAAACCGCTTACCGATCTTTCATGGGAGTTCCGATGGTCCATAAAGGAATCATGGAAGGCATCGCAGTCGTTTTGCACGGAGAACCTAACCAATTTACGTTCGACCAGCACAAATTGTTGGAATCACTTATCCATCATTCCACGCTCGCTTTCAGCAATTCCATTCTTCATGAAAAACTTCGAAAGATGGTAATTACTGATCATTTGACAAGGTTGTGCACGCGCGTTCATTTTAACGAACGACTGGAAAACCATTTGAAAGCGGACAGGCTCGGCTGTTTCTTGTTGCTGGACATCGACAATTTCAAGGAGATCAACGACACATTCGGCCATCAAACCGGTGATGATCTCTTAGTCCAAGTAGCCGACATTTTACGAAACAATACGCGTGACGTCGATGTCGTAGCGCGGTGGGGCGGGGAGGAATTGGCGCTTTATTTGCCTGACCTTGACTCGGGACATGGCGAAAGTGTAGCCGAAAGGCTGCTTGAAAACATTCGCCGGAACACGAACCCGCAGGTGACGACTTCGTGCGGAATGGCATCCTGGGCGGCGGACCTACAAGGGCAAACAACGATTCAAGCCTTATTTTCACGTGCAGATCGTGCTTTATATGCGGCAAAAGCGGCCGGAAAAAATCAATTCGTGTCCGGATGA
- the rpsD gene encoding 30S ribosomal protein S4, whose amino-acid sequence MARYTGPAWKKSRRLGISLSGTGKELDRRPYPPGEHGQNQRRKKSEHGLQLQEKQKLRYMYGLTERQFRNLFNRAGKMRGVHGENFMVLLESRLDNLVYRMGLARTRRQARQLVTHGHITVDGQRVDIPSYSVNPGQVIGLREKSNNLDIVKDAIETNNFVPEYVTFDADKKEGTYTRLPERSELPAEINETLIVEWYSKR is encoded by the coding sequence ATGGCTCGCTATACTGGACCAGCATGGAAGAAATCCCGCCGTCTCGGCATCTCGCTCAGCGGTACCGGCAAAGAATTGGACAGACGTCCGTATCCTCCCGGAGAACACGGACAAAACCAACGGAGAAAGAAGTCCGAGCACGGCTTGCAGCTGCAAGAAAAGCAAAAGCTCCGCTACATGTACGGATTGACGGAACGCCAATTCCGTAACTTGTTCAACAGAGCCGGCAAGATGCGCGGGGTGCACGGCGAAAACTTCATGGTTTTGCTCGAATCCCGTCTCGACAACCTCGTCTACCGGATGGGGCTGGCAAGAACGCGCCGGCAGGCTCGCCAGCTCGTCACGCACGGCCACATTACCGTTGACGGGCAAAGAGTCGACATCCCGTCTTACAGCGTCAATCCCGGACAAGTGATCGGGTTGCGCGAAAAGTCGAATAACCTGGACATCGTAAAAGACGCGATCGAAACGAACAACTTCGTACCTGAGTATGTAACGTTTGACGCCGACAAGAAAGAAGGCACATACACTCGCCTTCCGGAACGTTCCGAACTGCCGGCTGAGATCAACGAAACGCTCATCGTCGAATGGTATTCGAAACGCTAA
- a CDS encoding HAD hydrolase-like protein, whose amino-acid sequence MAETEMILFDVDGVILSEERYFDASALTVWELISSPNYLGLAPETYTPAPDEAVIRRIRKQVFDNDRVLHLVKTRGINANWDMVYLTFSVQLLSFLGTLAETDEQAVRTYLGGQVDRETLQQIGRQLAQLNIRPNYEKFVAAFEATEVKKQQLLTHLNVIAEQETGVPTNIFSRNSALWDVCQRAFQEWYLGNDKLEQPAVDPGKRGFLTDEIPIVAPEKLKFVFQSLKDKGITLGLGTGRPEVETIEPLKALGILSFFETNRIVTAKDVLVAERRFPEQAPLSKPQPFTFVYGSIGKDRDHHEVIHTPLPLKNADKLLIVGDSPADLYAARSAGARVAIVLTGLEGQNAREHFEQLGADYILNDVTEVAEIV is encoded by the coding sequence GTGGCAGAAACAGAAATGATTTTGTTTGACGTGGACGGCGTCATCTTAAGTGAAGAAAGATATTTTGACGCATCGGCATTGACCGTATGGGAACTCATCTCGAGTCCGAATTATTTAGGGCTCGCCCCCGAAACGTATACGCCGGCGCCGGATGAAGCGGTCATTCGCCGCATTCGCAAGCAAGTGTTCGACAACGACCGTGTCCTTCACCTTGTGAAAACACGCGGCATCAACGCAAACTGGGATATGGTGTATCTCACGTTTTCCGTACAGCTTCTATCCTTTTTAGGCACGTTGGCGGAAACGGATGAGCAAGCGGTTCGCACGTATCTCGGAGGGCAAGTCGACCGGGAAACGCTCCAACAAATCGGACGGCAACTCGCACAGTTGAACATTCGGCCAAATTATGAGAAGTTCGTCGCGGCGTTTGAAGCAACCGAGGTCAAAAAACAACAACTGCTTACCCATCTGAATGTCATCGCCGAACAAGAGACAGGCGTGCCGACGAACATCTTTTCGCGAAACAGTGCGCTTTGGGACGTTTGCCAACGCGCGTTTCAAGAATGGTATTTAGGAAACGACAAATTGGAACAACCCGCCGTCGATCCCGGCAAACGCGGATTTTTAACAGACGAGATTCCGATCGTCGCACCGGAAAAGCTGAAATTCGTCTTCCAATCATTAAAAGACAAAGGCATTACGCTCGGCCTCGGTACGGGACGCCCGGAAGTCGAGACGATCGAACCGCTGAAAGCGCTCGGCATTCTATCTTTTTTTGAAACGAACCGAATCGTCACCGCAAAAGATGTTCTAGTCGCCGAGAGACGTTTCCCCGAACAGGCGCCGCTGTCAAAACCGCAGCCGTTCACATTCGTCTACGGTTCCATCGGCAAAGATCGCGACCATCACGAAGTCATACATACGCCGCTTCCTTTAAAGAATGCGGACAAGCTTTTGATCGTCGGCGATTCACCAGCTGATCTTTACGCAGCAAGAAGCGCCGGCGCCCGTGTGGCCATCGTTTTAACCGGTCTTGAAGGCCAGAACGCGCGTGAACATTTTGAACAGCTCGGCGCCGATTACATTTTAAATGATGTGACCGAAGTGGCAGAGATCGTTTAA
- the serA gene encoding phosphoglycerate dehydrogenase translates to MFKVLVSDPLSKEGIQSLLDAEDVRVDETTGLNSEQLAGIIGDYDALLVRSQTRVSEEVLRNAAKLKVIGRAGVGVDNIDLDAATAKGVIVVNAPDGNTISAAEHTFAMMMAVARRIPQAYRSLTSGEWNRKAFKGVELNGKTLGIVGMGRIGAEVAKRAKAFQMKVVAFDPFLTEEKAGKLGVKRLTLEEVVRQSDFLTVHTPLTKKTRHLIGKDQFDQMKPGVRIINCARGGIIDEDALYNAVREKKVAGAAIDVFEIEPPTDHPLIQLPEVVVTPHLGASTQEAQHNVAVDVSTEVLRILRGQPYKNAVNLPPVSGEVLRKLEPYFVLAEKLGEIVVQLAKGAPGDVEIAYAGELTDIDTEPLTRMMLKGILSFYLGDKANFVNAPHLAKENDLSYSVKQSAKHRGFASLIDVTLQTKQGHYRVAGTILNGYGPRIVKIDQYTIDISPLDRLLLIRHSDRPGMIGRVGSILGRHEVNIATMQVGREDVGGQAMMALTVDKKIEKAAFEELSGLDDIYSVRELEL, encoded by the coding sequence ATGTTTAAAGTTTTGGTGAGTGATCCGTTAAGCAAGGAAGGAATTCAAAGCTTGCTGGATGCAGAAGATGTGCGCGTCGACGAAACGACCGGGTTGAACAGCGAACAATTGGCTGGCATCATCGGTGATTACGATGCGTTGCTCGTGCGCAGCCAGACGCGAGTATCTGAGGAAGTGTTGCGGAATGCTGCGAAATTGAAAGTGATCGGAAGGGCAGGTGTCGGTGTCGACAATATTGATTTGGACGCCGCGACAGCGAAAGGGGTTATTGTCGTGAATGCCCCCGACGGCAACACGATTTCGGCGGCGGAGCATACGTTTGCGATGATGATGGCTGTTGCGAGGCGAATTCCGCAAGCGTATCGATCGCTGACGTCGGGGGAATGGAACCGTAAAGCGTTCAAAGGCGTGGAGCTGAACGGGAAGACACTCGGCATTGTCGGAATGGGCCGAATCGGGGCCGAGGTCGCGAAGCGGGCGAAAGCTTTTCAAATGAAAGTGGTCGCTTTCGATCCATTTTTGACAGAAGAGAAGGCGGGAAAATTGGGCGTCAAACGGTTGACGCTTGAGGAAGTCGTCCGGCAATCGGATTTTCTGACCGTTCATACGCCGTTGACGAAAAAAACGCGCCACCTCATTGGAAAAGATCAATTTGATCAAATGAAACCCGGCGTGCGGATTATCAATTGCGCACGGGGAGGAATCATTGACGAAGACGCACTGTACAACGCCGTTCGCGAGAAAAAAGTTGCAGGCGCAGCAATCGATGTTTTTGAAATAGAGCCGCCGACGGATCATCCGTTGATCCAATTGCCCGAAGTGGTCGTCACCCCGCATCTTGGGGCTTCGACACAGGAGGCGCAGCATAATGTTGCGGTGGACGTAAGCACCGAAGTTTTGCGGATTTTGCGCGGGCAGCCGTATAAAAACGCGGTCAACTTGCCGCCGGTGTCCGGTGAAGTGCTTCGCAAATTGGAACCGTATTTTGTGCTGGCGGAAAAACTTGGCGAAATCGTCGTCCAGCTTGCCAAAGGGGCACCCGGGGACGTCGAAATTGCTTATGCAGGGGAGCTTACTGACATTGATACAGAACCGTTGACGAGGATGATGTTGAAAGGCATTTTATCGTTCTATCTCGGCGACAAAGCGAATTTCGTCAACGCTCCTCATCTGGCAAAAGAAAATGATCTCTCTTATTCTGTGAAACAGTCGGCGAAACATCGCGGGTTTGCGAGCCTCATTGACGTAACGCTGCAAACGAAGCAAGGACACTATCGCGTCGCGGGCACGATTTTGAACGGATATGGGCCGCGTATCGTGAAAATCGATCAATACACGATTGACATTTCCCCGCTGGACCGACTGCTGCTCATCCGTCATTCCGACCGTCCCGGCATGATCGGGCGAGTCGGTTCGATTCTCGGACGACATGAAGTGAACATCGCGACGATGCAGGTCGGACGTGAAGATGTCGGCGGACAGGCGATGATGGCGTTGACGGTCGACAAGAAAATCGAGAAAGCCGCTTTCGAGGAACTGAGCGGTTTGGACGATATTTACAGCGTAAGGGAACTGGAACTTTGA
- a CDS encoding transglycosylase domain-containing protein: MSFEPSDIGQYMRKAANGVRSVIRVLREKKVFSGFRITFKVIWNLVLIAIVLGLLGGMFAFGAGAGYFASLVKDQPIMSYDEMKKNIYNYTETSEVYFADNVYLGKLESNLEREKVDLAHISDYVKEALIATEDKYFYKHEGIVPKAVVRAIYQELTNAPIITGGSTLTQQLVKNQILTPEVSFKRKAKEMLFAMRIENFFSKNEILQAYLNVVPFGRNASGDNIAGIQAAAQGVFGVDADELNIPQAAFLAGLPKNPFTYTPFENAGGVKDDISDGVDRMHTVLSRMLSVGFITKEQYKKAMQYDIKKHLAKPKPSPHDKYPYLTTEVRKRAKIIIAKQIAEEQGLDGDKLEHYTTVYDNILYEKNHSCGGSTCLPGGSMEESAKYKGFELGELKKAAEQFEQFKKIADQRIDQNGYKIYTTIDKKVYDAMQKAAHEFDNYEHSKTITVKNSETGEKEKRVYMQQVAGMLIKNDTGAIISFVGGRDFDHLKFNLATQAYRPNGSTMKPLLDYAPGMEAGIVQPGSILADLPTTLNGYTPHNYADYGYGNYHGLVSARKALKYSYNIPAIKTYYKLRRKVSDPTKYLREMGFTSLLGGDRDNLSMAIGTLTKGVTVEENTNAYVTFGNGGKFVDAFMIEKIESSDGQVIYEHEVEPKKIFSPQTNYLMLDMMRSVMDSGTGTNARRYLDFRADWAGKSGTSDSIKDSWFIGTNPNVTLGVWIGYVNNAELIPESHSRRNQQLWAAFANAAHDVRPKLMDPDERFKMPGGIVRRTVCKLTGLLPSKLCSDAGLTISDLFNQKYAPSRSEDVLDKNAYVVIDEKKYLAHERTPEAFTEEGIIVSKDFIEDHFLDVKVEDFFKYLPEEWKDVLTAETLKENGKVPAPVSGVRVSGGNVVWNEQPENDIVGYRVYAAPKGSNSFSPIGSVKVDAALHYPIQTGGAYHYYVTAVDIDGRESGRSAIVKSGDWTPPKPEPKPKPDDGTQDGNTDGTTGGTDSTTDENDGQSNDTQNGDTSTNQNSTTENPAQ; the protein is encoded by the coding sequence ATGTCATTTGAGCCGTCGGACATCGGCCAATATATGCGGAAAGCGGCCAACGGAGTTCGGTCGGTCATCCGTGTGCTGCGCGAAAAAAAGGTGTTTTCCGGATTCCGGATCACGTTCAAAGTCATTTGGAACTTAGTTTTAATTGCAATCGTTCTCGGACTGCTGGGAGGCATGTTCGCCTTCGGCGCCGGCGCCGGTTACTTTGCGTCGCTCGTAAAGGATCAACCGATCATGAGTTACGACGAAATGAAGAAAAACATTTACAACTACACGGAAACAAGCGAAGTTTATTTTGCCGACAACGTTTATTTAGGCAAACTGGAATCCAATTTGGAACGCGAAAAAGTGGACCTCGCCCACATTTCCGACTACGTCAAGGAAGCATTGATCGCCACCGAAGACAAATACTTTTACAAACATGAAGGTATCGTGCCGAAGGCGGTCGTTCGTGCGATTTACCAAGAATTGACGAATGCGCCTATCATTACGGGCGGAAGCACATTGACCCAACAACTCGTTAAAAATCAAATCTTGACGCCTGAAGTTTCGTTTAAGCGGAAAGCGAAAGAAATGCTCTTCGCGATGCGCATCGAGAACTTTTTTTCGAAAAATGAAATTTTGCAAGCTTACTTAAACGTCGTTCCTTTCGGCAGGAACGCTTCCGGGGACAACATCGCCGGAATTCAAGCCGCCGCCCAAGGCGTTTTCGGCGTTGACGCAGACGAATTGAACATTCCTCAAGCCGCTTTTTTGGCAGGGCTCCCGAAAAATCCGTTCACGTACACCCCGTTTGAAAACGCAGGCGGGGTCAAGGACGACATTTCCGACGGCGTGGACCGCATGCATACGGTGTTGAGCCGGATGTTAAGCGTTGGTTTCATTACGAAAGAGCAATACAAGAAAGCGATGCAGTACGACATCAAAAAACACTTAGCAAAGCCGAAACCGTCACCGCACGACAAATATCCGTACTTAACAACCGAAGTCAGAAAGCGCGCAAAAATTATCATCGCCAAACAAATCGCTGAGGAACAAGGATTGGACGGAGACAAACTCGAGCATTACACAACGGTCTACGACAACATCCTGTATGAAAAAAATCATTCATGCGGCGGAAGCACTTGTCTCCCCGGCGGTTCCATGGAAGAATCGGCGAAATATAAAGGGTTCGAACTGGGCGAATTGAAAAAGGCAGCCGAGCAATTCGAACAGTTCAAGAAAATTGCCGACCAACGCATCGACCAAAACGGTTATAAAATTTACACGACGATTGACAAAAAAGTATACGATGCCATGCAAAAAGCCGCCCATGAATTTGACAACTACGAACATTCGAAAACGATCACTGTGAAAAATTCGGAAACGGGCGAGAAAGAGAAAAGAGTTTACATGCAGCAAGTGGCCGGCATGTTAATTAAAAACGACACAGGCGCAATCATCAGCTTCGTCGGCGGCCGCGACTTTGATCATTTAAAATTCAATCTCGCAACCCAAGCTTACCGGCCGAACGGTTCGACGATGAAGCCGCTGCTTGATTACGCCCCGGGAATGGAAGCTGGCATCGTACAGCCCGGATCCATCCTTGCCGATTTACCGACGACACTAAACGGTTATACGCCGCACAATTACGCGGATTACGGTTACGGCAATTACCACGGGCTCGTAAGCGCGAGGAAAGCCTTAAAGTATTCTTATAACATCCCGGCCATCAAAACGTATTACAAGCTGCGCCGGAAAGTATCTGATCCGACAAAATATTTAAGGGAAATGGGCTTTACTTCCTTGCTCGGAGGCGATCGCGACAACCTTTCTATGGCCATCGGTACGTTGACGAAAGGAGTTACGGTCGAAGAAAACACAAACGCCTACGTTACGTTTGGAAACGGAGGGAAATTCGTCGACGCTTTCATGATCGAGAAGATCGAGTCCTCCGACGGGCAAGTGATCTATGAACATGAAGTCGAACCGAAGAAAATCTTTTCGCCGCAAACAAACTATTTAATGCTCGACATGATGCGAAGTGTCATGGACAGCGGAACGGGAACGAATGCACGCAGGTATCTCGATTTCCGCGCCGACTGGGCAGGCAAAAGCGGAACATCCGACAGTATCAAAGACTCGTGGTTTATCGGCACGAATCCAAACGTTACGCTCGGTGTGTGGATCGGCTACGTAAACAATGCGGAATTGATACCGGAATCGCACAGCAGGCGAAATCAGCAGCTTTGGGCCGCTTTCGCCAATGCTGCACATGACGTTAGGCCGAAGCTGATGGATCCCGACGAAAGATTCAAAATGCCCGGCGGAATCGTGCGCCGTACGGTATGCAAACTTACGGGATTGCTGCCGTCAAAACTTTGCAGCGATGCGGGATTGACGATCAGCGACCTTTTCAATCAAAAATACGCGCCTTCGCGCTCTGAGGACGTCCTGGACAAAAATGCTTATGTCGTCATTGACGAAAAGAAATATTTAGCCCATGAACGGACACCGGAGGCATTCACCGAAGAAGGCATCATCGTAAGCAAAGATTTCATCGAAGATCATTTTCTCGACGTCAAAGTCGAAGACTTTTTCAAATATTTGCCGGAAGAATGGAAAGACGTATTGACGGCCGAAACGTTAAAAGAAAACGGGAAAGTCCCGGCCCCGGTTTCCGGTGTTCGCGTGTCAGGCGGAAATGTCGTGTGGAACGAACAACCGGAAAACGACATTGTCGGCTATCGCGTTTATGCAGCACCGAAAGGTTCGAACTCGTTTAGTCCGATCGGATCGGTGAAAGTCGACGCGGCGTTGCATTATCCGATCCAGACCGGCGGCGCCTATCACTATTACGTCACGGCCGTTGACATTGACGGTCGTGAATCCGGACGATCGGCGATCGTCAAATCGGGGGATTGGACGCCTCCGAAACCGGAGCCAAAACCGAAACCGGATGATGGAACACAAGACGGAAATACAGACGGAACCACAGGCGGAACGGACAGCACGACCGACGAAAACGACGGACAAAGCAATGACACACAAAACGGCGATACGAGCACGAATCAAAACTCGACGACCGAAAATCCAGCGCAATAG
- the ccpA gene encoding catabolite control protein A → MNATIYDVASEAGVSMATVSRVVNGNPNVKPSTRKKVLDAIERLGYRPNAVARGLASKKTTTVGVIIPDISNIFFSELARGIEDIATMYKYNIILCDSDQNKDKELHLFNTLLEKQVDGIVFMGGRISEEHVNEFKNAPVPVVLAATVDEQGETPSVNIDYKQATFDAVHYLLEKGHRKVGLVSGSLTDPINGHYKFEGYRKALREAGLALKDDLVAVGDDSYDSGMEAMRKFIETGNLPTAIFVGSDEMAIGVIHAAQDAGYTVPDDIEVVSFNNTRLALMVRPTLTTVVQPMYDIGAVAMRLLTKYMSEEEVEDHAVVLPHRIEYRQSTKA, encoded by the coding sequence TTGAATGCGACGATTTACGATGTAGCAAGCGAAGCGGGGGTATCGATGGCGACGGTGTCGCGTGTCGTGAACGGAAATCCAAACGTGAAACCATCCACCCGGAAAAAAGTGCTCGACGCCATTGAAAGGCTCGGTTATCGTCCAAACGCTGTAGCGCGGGGTCTGGCAAGCAAAAAGACGACGACCGTAGGAGTCATCATTCCCGACATCTCCAACATCTTCTTTTCGGAGCTTGCCAGAGGGATTGAAGATATTGCGACGATGTATAAATACAACATCATTTTGTGCGACTCAGACCAAAACAAAGACAAAGAACTGCATCTATTTAATACCCTTCTCGAAAAGCAAGTGGACGGCATTGTTTTCATGGGAGGAAGAATCAGCGAGGAACATGTGAACGAATTCAAAAATGCTCCCGTACCTGTCGTTCTCGCCGCAACGGTGGACGAGCAGGGAGAAACGCCATCCGTCAACATCGATTACAAGCAGGCAACTTTCGACGCGGTCCATTACTTGCTTGAAAAAGGACATCGCAAAGTCGGGTTGGTCTCCGGCTCATTGACGGACCCAATTAATGGTCATTATAAGTTTGAAGGCTATCGCAAGGCACTTCGTGAAGCCGGGCTGGCATTGAAAGACGACCTGGTCGCCGTCGGAGACGATTCATACGATTCCGGCATGGAAGCCATGCGTAAATTCATCGAAACCGGGAATTTGCCGACGGCCATCTTCGTCGGTTCGGATGAAATGGCGATCGGCGTCATTCATGCAGCCCAGGACGCCGGGTACACAGTGCCCGACGACATTGAAGTCGTCAGCTTTAACAATACGAGACTGGCTTTGATGGTGCGACCCACGCTGACTACAGTCGTTCAACCAATGTACGACATTGGAGCGGTCGCGATGAGGTTGCTGACCAAATACATGAGCGAAGAAGAAGTGGAGGATCATGCGGTCGTCTTGCCGCACCGAATCGAATACCGCCAATCTACGAAAGCGTAA